A genomic region of Gemmata massiliana contains the following coding sequences:
- a CDS encoding RNA polymerase sigma factor yields MTELARLRRLTATSDTTPDADLLDRFITDRDGLAFATLVCRHGPMVLAVCRRVLRHRQDAEDAFQATFLVLARRAGAVEPRSLLVNWLYGVAFRTALSARRMASRRRTREARAALGPEVACTEETGLAPELLAALDRELAALPNVYRAAVVVCDLEGLPRREAANRLGWTEGTLSSRLARARSLLARRLSRYGLVVPAAGLVSVTNPSVLATELADSTIRLSKLVATGGAVGTAPVAILMEGTMKAMLLTKFKTAVTTAVVVCAVAAITTAGWWANTAVADAPKVADAPKTEEPKRGAPNLDKERIAELERERNRFVQRIAELHDRLVGAEQHQRATALAWKEATTALLKKNEVLPEALMPGPNSPLPKPGPTGIGGMEPGPKLHKEPAPNQSKPGHIGVRVYPVGDLAKDQKEGEALAKVLRATVEPKSWGTDTGSIEFLASRSALVVCQTEKGHHEVAELLKLLQSQRSGKK; encoded by the coding sequence AGCGACACCACGCCCGATGCCGATTTACTCGACCGGTTCATCACCGACCGAGACGGGCTCGCGTTCGCGACCCTGGTGTGCCGTCACGGGCCGATGGTACTGGCCGTGTGTCGGCGCGTGCTCCGGCACCGCCAGGACGCTGAGGACGCATTCCAAGCGACGTTCCTAGTTCTGGCCCGGCGGGCCGGCGCAGTCGAGCCCCGGTCGCTGCTGGTGAACTGGCTCTATGGCGTCGCGTTCCGCACGGCGCTCAGCGCGCGGCGGATGGCGTCCCGTCGGCGGACCCGCGAGGCGCGCGCGGCCCTGGGCCCCGAAGTGGCGTGTACCGAAGAAACGGGGCTCGCGCCCGAGCTGTTGGCAGCTCTCGACCGGGAGTTGGCGGCCCTGCCGAACGTGTATCGCGCGGCGGTTGTGGTGTGCGATTTGGAGGGGTTACCCCGGCGCGAAGCGGCAAATCGGCTCGGGTGGACCGAGGGCACCTTATCGAGCCGGCTGGCCCGCGCGCGGTCTCTGCTCGCCCGACGCCTGTCCCGGTACGGTCTCGTGGTGCCCGCGGCGGGGTTGGTCTCAGTAACGAATCCGTCAGTCCTCGCAACTGAACTAGCCGATTCGACGATTCGATTGAGCAAATTGGTCGCGACCGGGGGCGCCGTAGGCACCGCCCCGGTCGCCATACTGATGGAGGGGACGATGAAGGCGATGTTGTTGACCAAGTTCAAGACCGCGGTCACCACGGCCGTGGTCGTCTGCGCGGTTGCGGCCATAACCACAGCCGGGTGGTGGGCCAACACGGCCGTCGCGGATGCCCCCAAAGTGGCCGACGCCCCGAAGACCGAGGAGCCGAAGCGAGGGGCGCCGAATCTCGACAAGGAGCGGATTGCCGAACTGGAGCGCGAGCGGAACCGATTCGTGCAGAGAATCGCCGAACTTCATGACCGACTGGTTGGCGCTGAGCAACACCAGCGTGCGACCGCGTTGGCGTGGAAAGAGGCTACTACCGCGCTCTTAAAAAAGAACGAAGTTCTTCCGGAGGCACTGATGCCTGGTCCGAACTCGCCGCTTCCGAAACCGGGCCCGACGGGCATTGGCGGCATGGAGCCGGGGCCGAAACTGCACAAGGAACCGGCTCCAAATCAGTCCAAACCGGGACATATTGGGGTACGGGTATACCCGGTCGGTGATTTAGCCAAAGACCAGAAAGAAGGTGAAGCTCTAGCTAAGGTGCTCCGAGCCACCGTGGAGCCCAAGTCCTGGGGTACGGATACCGGGTCCATCGAGTTTCTTGCGAGCCGCTCGGCGCTCGTGGTGTGCCAGACGGAGAAGGGGCACCACGAGGTCGCCGAGTTGCTCAAGTTGCTTCAGTCGCAGAGGTCGGGTAAGAAATAG